The following coding sequences lie in one Capnocytophaga stomatis genomic window:
- a CDS encoding deoxycytidylate deaminase: MNKQNIKQIRYDKAYMRMALEWAKLSHCKRKQVGAIIVKDRMIISDGYNGTPTGFDNCCEDENGDTKWYVLHAEANAIMKVASSTQSSWGATLYITMSPCKECSKLIHQSGIKRVVYKEAYKDDEGIAFLKKAGVEIVHLSDVE; this comes from the coding sequence ATGAACAAACAGAATATCAAACAAATACGATACGACAAGGCTTATATGCGAATGGCTTTGGAATGGGCTAAACTTTCTCATTGTAAACGCAAACAAGTGGGGGCTATCATCGTGAAAGACAGAATGATTATCTCGGACGGATACAACGGAACTCCAACCGGATTTGACAATTGTTGCGAAGACGAAAACGGCGACACCAAATGGTATGTGCTTCACGCAGAAGCAAATGCAATTATGAAAGTCGCCTCCTCAACCCAATCTTCGTGGGGAGCAACGCTTTACATCACAATGTCACCTTGTAAAGAATGTAGCAAATTAATTCACCAATCGGGGATTAAACGCGTAGTTTACAAAGAAGCCTACAAAGATGATGAGGGAATCGCGTTTCTTAAAAAGGCAGGCGTTGAAATTGTGCATCTTTCGGATGTAGAATGA
- a CDS encoding L-threonylcarbamoyladenylate synthase translates to MDSDIKKSTKTLIDEGVILYPTDTVWGLGCDATNVTAVSKIFGIKQRNESKSLIILVDSVEMLQKYISEIPNFVLNFLKTVQNPTTIIYSNPKNLAKNVISSENTVAIRLIQDDFCQKLIQNFGKPIVSTSANISGEPTPHTFSDVNSYIIEKCDYVVKHRQNDTEKRNPSRLVRFDSEGNIEFLR, encoded by the coding sequence ATGGATAGTGACATAAAAAAATCCACTAAAACACTTATTGATGAAGGAGTTATATTATATCCTACGGATACCGTTTGGGGATTAGGTTGTGATGCTACCAACGTTACAGCTGTTTCTAAAATTTTCGGAATAAAACAACGAAATGAAAGCAAAAGTTTGATTATTTTGGTAGATTCCGTAGAGATGTTACAAAAATATATCTCAGAAATTCCTAATTTCGTACTGAATTTCCTTAAAACAGTTCAAAATCCAACTACAATCATATATTCCAATCCGAAAAATTTGGCAAAAAATGTAATTTCATCAGAAAATACAGTCGCAATACGCTTAATTCAAGATGATTTTTGCCAGAAATTAATCCAAAACTTCGGAAAACCCATCGTTTCAACATCAGCAAACATTAGTGGAGAACCTACTCCTCATACTTTCAGTGATGTAAATTCGTATATTATAGAAAAGTGTGACTATGTTGTAAAACATCGGCAAAACGATACAGAAAAACGAAACCCCTCTCGGTTGGTACGTTTTGATTCAGAAGGAAATATAGAATTTTTAAGATAA
- a CDS encoding FUSC family protein, with amino-acid sequence MHLKLISFLKSFSFFKGVLKTVAVLLPIGVGWYFDALEIGIPVGLSIIAISPSDIPGNRKHHIGGLLVATFLAMVSSFFVNITYPYPYLLELTIFILTFFNAYISLYGFRASMVAFSGLFCIASTLSHIQTGKGIYLYLLYIFISGMWYISLVLFYLWIKPRQYSEQLLGKCFSLTSEFFSVRSDLLLSENRTEGFKKMIDLQTNLNENYEKLREVILDSRSKSGKTDYLQRQFLMFIELVDIFELALANPVQYEKIDKEFAENKDFLQIYADFLQELSKQLQQMSVYIGSRKQIKLDDSLKNLLLQAKLKNEELKNQIKTESDKEKSLTLRNFYIYIENQYKSIEKIRVIFDNYYSHDAGKRDEKTYRKFVSYQNYSWKRLKDHMSFKSSFFRHSIRLSVTTLIAYLIGNYFSISNAYWILLTIFLIMRPGFGLTKERSLSRIYGTILGGVIAFAVIFLFPYPNLYLYFGVLCMPIAFGLMQENYMYASIFITITAIFMFALISPDVYSVIHDRLLDTAIGVGLAFVANYLLFPSWESRTYQDVVQKSIQANVDYLKQVKIIFNENQGITNTYKVSRKEAFLALSNLNAAFQRMLQEPKSKQNDNTSIYEIIVIQQSFLASVASLGVRLKSKQVTFPKEIFNETIDSLISLLKRTLLLFTDNFSEELKENDFSLEKLNQEMQKIVEQQQNSSQYSTDSLPVISMRETHLYWEQFNYLFGLVKNLEQAIKQMIKGK; translated from the coding sequence ATGCATTTAAAACTCATCTCTTTTCTAAAAAGTTTTTCTTTTTTTAAAGGTGTACTGAAAACGGTTGCCGTGCTTCTTCCTATTGGTGTTGGTTGGTATTTCGATGCTCTTGAAATAGGTATTCCTGTGGGATTGAGTATAATAGCTATTTCTCCGAGCGATATTCCGGGCAACAGAAAGCATCATATTGGTGGGCTTTTGGTGGCTACTTTTTTGGCGATGGTTAGTTCTTTTTTTGTGAACATAACTTATCCGTATCCTTATTTGCTTGAGCTGACAATCTTTATTTTAACATTTTTCAATGCCTACATTTCACTTTATGGATTTCGAGCTTCGATGGTTGCTTTTTCAGGTTTGTTTTGTATTGCTTCAACACTGTCACACATCCAGACGGGCAAAGGAATTTATTTGTATTTGCTGTACATTTTTATCAGCGGAATGTGGTATATATCATTGGTTTTGTTTTATTTATGGATAAAACCCAGACAATATAGCGAACAGCTTTTGGGAAAATGTTTTTCATTAACATCAGAATTTTTCTCTGTTCGTTCGGATTTGTTATTATCAGAAAACAGAACCGAAGGTTTCAAAAAAATGATTGATTTACAGACTAATCTGAATGAGAATTACGAGAAATTACGAGAAGTAATTCTTGATTCGCGAAGTAAATCGGGCAAAACGGATTATCTGCAACGGCAATTTTTAATGTTTATAGAGTTGGTTGATATTTTTGAATTGGCGTTGGCAAATCCGGTTCAATATGAAAAAATTGATAAAGAATTTGCAGAAAATAAAGATTTTTTGCAAATTTATGCTGATTTTCTGCAAGAACTTTCAAAACAATTGCAGCAAATGTCAGTTTACATCGGTTCTCGCAAGCAAATTAAGTTGGACGATTCTCTGAAAAACCTACTTTTGCAAGCAAAACTGAAAAATGAGGAACTAAAAAATCAAATTAAAACCGAATCCGATAAAGAAAAATCACTTACACTGCGAAATTTTTATATTTATATTGAAAATCAGTATAAATCGATAGAAAAAATCCGTGTGATTTTTGATAATTATTACAGCCACGATGCAGGAAAACGCGATGAAAAAACGTACAGAAAGTTTGTGAGCTATCAGAATTATTCTTGGAAACGCCTGAAAGACCATATGTCTTTTAAATCGTCTTTCTTTCGGCATTCCATTCGGCTTTCTGTAACTACGCTAATTGCTTATCTTATAGGGAATTATTTTTCTATAAGCAATGCATATTGGATTCTTTTAACGATTTTTCTGATAATGCGTCCGGGCTTTGGATTGACTAAAGAACGTTCTTTGAGCCGAATTTACGGAACAATTTTGGGCGGAGTAATTGCTTTTGCGGTGATTTTTTTGTTTCCGTATCCAAATTTGTATCTGTATTTTGGGGTTTTGTGTATGCCGATTGCTTTCGGGCTGATGCAAGAAAATTATATGTATGCATCGATTTTTATTACAATCACAGCTATTTTTATGTTTGCATTGATTAGCCCCGATGTATATTCGGTGATACACGATAGATTGCTCGATACAGCCATCGGGGTCGGGCTTGCTTTCGTTGCAAATTATTTACTTTTTCCGAGTTGGGAATCCCGAACATATCAAGATGTGGTGCAAAAATCAATACAGGCAAATGTTGATTATCTTAAGCAGGTGAAAATCATTTTTAATGAAAATCAAGGAATTACAAATACATATAAAGTTTCACGAAAAGAAGCCTTTTTGGCATTATCAAATTTGAATGCTGCTTTTCAGCGAATGTTACAAGAACCGAAATCAAAACAAAATGATAATACATCAATTTATGAAATTATCGTGATTCAGCAATCGTTTTTGGCTTCTGTGGCATCTTTGGGAGTTCGTCTGAAATCCAAGCAAGTAACTTTCCCGAAGGAAATATTCAACGAAACAATTGATTCACTCATTTCACTTCTGAAAAGAACATTGTTATTGTTCACGGATAATTTTTCCGAAGAATTGAAAGAAAATGATTTCTCATTAGAAAAATTAAATCAGGAAATGCAGAAAATAGTTGAGCAACAGCAAAATTCATCTCAATATTCAACCGATTCATTACCAGTTATTTCGATGCGAGAAACACATCTTTATTGGGAGCAGTTCAATTATCTTTTTGGACTTGTAAAGAATTTAGAACAAGCCATTAAACAAATGATAAAAGGCAAGTAA
- the tig gene encoding trigger factor, producing MNITKEQIDALNAVVTVAIEKNDYADKVEKVLTNYRKTANIPGFRKGHVPMGMIKKQYGKAVLFDEVNKLLQDSLNKYLVDEKLDILGHPLPKAKQDFDWDAENFSFEFEIGLAPSFDLDLKPAKGITRYEISVEDEQVDKQVERIRKQFGKLISKGEVLDQSDIEITGTFFNEEKNIDNKATFKLEEVSEKNRKKFVGKKIGDQLQLKTKGLFEDVHSLMHYLKVSHDEAHDLDVEVTFTLEEANVREEAELNQELFDKLFPAGEVTSEAQLREKIKENSELQYAEQSNQHFLNEVTDYLVENTKFDLPAEFLKKWLRTAGEKELTEEEANNEYESSEKGLRYQLIESKILNDNKLHPTFEELKGFANTYVKNQMLQYGMPIEDESYVDGIVGKILQNREEVERINKQLVFNKLLDFYKGNVKINDKKVTFDEFIKEVYKTEEA from the coding sequence ATGAATATTACAAAAGAGCAAATTGATGCTTTGAATGCCGTGGTTACGGTTGCTATCGAAAAAAATGATTATGCTGATAAAGTAGAGAAAGTACTTACAAATTACAGAAAAACAGCAAATATTCCCGGATTCAGAAAAGGACACGTGCCTATGGGAATGATAAAAAAACAGTACGGAAAAGCAGTATTGTTTGATGAAGTGAATAAATTATTGCAAGATTCTTTGAATAAGTATCTTGTTGATGAAAAATTGGATATATTAGGACATCCGCTTCCTAAGGCAAAACAAGATTTTGATTGGGATGCTGAGAACTTTTCGTTTGAGTTTGAAATTGGTTTGGCACCTTCATTTGATTTGGATTTGAAACCAGCCAAAGGAATTACTCGCTATGAAATATCTGTTGAAGATGAGCAAGTTGATAAGCAAGTTGAGCGTATCCGCAAGCAATTCGGTAAACTGATTTCAAAAGGAGAAGTTTTAGACCAAAGCGATATTGAAATTACAGGAACTTTCTTCAACGAAGAGAAAAATATCGACAACAAAGCTACTTTCAAATTGGAAGAAGTAAGCGAGAAAAATCGTAAGAAATTTGTTGGCAAGAAAATTGGTGACCAATTGCAATTGAAAACCAAAGGGTTGTTTGAAGATGTTCACAGCTTAATGCATTATTTGAAAGTTTCACACGATGAAGCTCACGATTTGGACGTGGAAGTAACATTCACTTTGGAGGAAGCTAACGTTCGTGAAGAAGCTGAACTTAATCAAGAACTTTTTGATAAATTATTCCCGGCAGGAGAAGTTACTTCAGAGGCTCAATTGCGTGAAAAAATCAAGGAAAACTCTGAACTTCAATATGCTGAGCAGTCAAATCAACATTTCTTGAATGAAGTAACTGATTATTTGGTTGAAAATACGAAATTTGACCTTCCGGCTGAATTTTTGAAAAAATGGTTGCGTACAGCGGGTGAAAAAGAACTTACTGAGGAAGAAGCAAATAACGAATATGAAAGTTCAGAAAAAGGACTTCGTTACCAGCTTATTGAAAGTAAAATCCTAAACGATAATAAATTACATCCAACTTTTGAGGAGTTAAAAGGTTTTGCAAATACGTACGTGAAAAACCAAATGTTACAGTACGGAATGCCTATTGAAGACGAATCATACGTTGATGGAATTGTAGGCAAAATTCTGCAAAACAGAGAAGAAGTAGAACGAATTAACAAACAACTTGTTTTCAATAAGTTATTAGATTTCTACAAAGGAAATGTTAAAATAAACGATAAAAAAGTAACTTTTGACGAGTTTATAAAAGAAGTTTACAAAACAGAAGAAGCTTAA
- a CDS encoding ClpP family protease, giving the protein MNYKNEFKKYAIKKHGVNSLYYDKIVASMTPYIMEERQLNVTQMDVFSRLMMDRIIFMGTEVHSQMANIIQAQLLFLESLDSSKDIQIYINSPGGEVYAGLGIYDTMQFIKPDVATICTGMAASMGAVLLCAGAEGKRSALPHARIMIHQPSGGAQGVATDMEINLKEMLKIKNELYEIIAKHSRQSFEKVYEDSERDYWMKAEEAKAYGMIDEVLVRKA; this is encoded by the coding sequence ATGAATTACAAAAACGAATTTAAAAAATACGCCATCAAAAAGCACGGTGTAAATAGTTTATACTATGATAAAATTGTAGCGAGTATGACTCCGTACATTATGGAGGAACGCCAGCTGAACGTGACTCAAATGGACGTTTTTTCCCGATTGATGATGGATAGAATTATCTTTATGGGAACGGAGGTTCATTCACAGATGGCGAATATAATACAGGCTCAGCTATTATTTTTGGAAAGTTTGGATAGCTCAAAAGATATTCAAATTTATATAAATTCACCTGGAGGAGAGGTTTACGCTGGCTTAGGAATCTATGACACGATGCAGTTCATTAAGCCTGATGTAGCAACAATTTGTACGGGAATGGCGGCTTCTATGGGGGCGGTGCTTTTGTGTGCGGGGGCCGAAGGAAAACGTTCTGCATTGCCACACGCTCGCATAATGATTCATCAACCTTCAGGAGGAGCTCAAGGTGTAGCTACTGATATGGAAATCAATTTGAAAGAAATGCTTAAGATAAAGAATGAGCTTTACGAAATCATCGCTAAACACTCAAGACAGTCTTTTGAAAAGGTGTACGAAGATTCGGAGCGTGATTATTGGATGAAAGCGGAGGAAGCTAAAGCATACGGAATGATTGACGAGGTTCTCGTTCGAAAAGCATAG
- the clpX gene encoding ATP-dependent Clp protease ATP-binding subunit ClpX, whose product MAKKQEDNYCSFCGRPEAETELLVNGLEARICNHCIEQAHGILLEELNFRTESSNFSKEDITLKKPQEIKEFLDQYVIGQDFTKKILSVAVYNHYKRLQQPDNEDNVEIQKSNVIMVGETGTGKTLVAKTIAKLLNVPLAIVDATVLTEAGYVGEDVESILSRLLQAADYDVSKAEKGIVFIDEIDKIARKSDNPSITRDVSGEGVQQGLLKLLEGSIVNVPPKGGRKHPDQKYIEVNTEHILFIAGGAFDGIERLISKRLNMQAVGYNSSKGGTIDRKNLMQYIIPKDLKDFGLIPEIIGRLPVLTYMNPLDKHTLRMILTEPKNAIIKQYKKLFEMDGIKFEIKEEALDFIVEKAMEYKLGARGLRSLCESILTDAMFELPSSDAQELVVTKKYAEEKLNKSGLQIIS is encoded by the coding sequence ATGGCGAAAAAACAAGAAGATAATTATTGTTCATTTTGTGGTCGTCCTGAAGCTGAAACAGAATTGCTCGTCAACGGATTAGAAGCAAGAATCTGCAATCATTGCATTGAGCAAGCTCACGGAATTCTTCTGGAAGAACTGAATTTCAGAACGGAAAGCAGCAATTTTTCAAAAGAGGATATCACACTAAAAAAACCACAAGAAATAAAAGAATTTCTTGACCAATACGTTATAGGTCAGGATTTTACTAAAAAAATTCTTTCAGTAGCGGTTTACAATCATTACAAACGTTTGCAACAACCTGATAATGAAGATAATGTAGAGATACAGAAAAGTAACGTGATAATGGTAGGCGAAACGGGAACCGGTAAAACGCTTGTAGCCAAGACTATAGCTAAGTTACTGAATGTTCCGTTGGCAATTGTTGATGCTACCGTTTTAACCGAGGCAGGTTACGTGGGAGAAGACGTGGAAAGCATCCTTTCACGATTATTGCAAGCTGCTGATTATGATGTTTCTAAGGCTGAAAAAGGAATTGTTTTCATTGATGAAATAGACAAAATTGCACGAAAAAGTGATAATCCGTCCATAACTCGTGATGTTTCAGGTGAGGGAGTGCAACAAGGATTGTTAAAATTGTTGGAAGGCTCTATCGTGAATGTTCCGCCAAAAGGTGGACGAAAACATCCCGACCAAAAGTACATTGAGGTAAATACAGAACATATTCTTTTCATTGCAGGAGGAGCTTTTGATGGTATTGAACGACTGATTTCCAAGCGACTAAATATGCAAGCGGTGGGTTATAATTCATCAAAAGGAGGAACTATTGACAGAAAGAACTTGATGCAATATATCATTCCGAAAGATTTAAAAGATTTTGGCTTGATTCCTGAAATTATTGGGCGTTTGCCAGTTCTTACTTATATGAATCCGCTTGATAAACATACTTTGCGAATGATTCTGACCGAACCCAAGAATGCCATCATTAAGCAATATAAAAAATTGTTTGAAATGGACGGAATCAAGTTTGAAATAAAAGAGGAAGCACTTGATTTTATCGTAGAAAAAGCGATGGAGTACAAGCTCGGGGCACGTGGGCTTCGTTCACTTTGTGAAAGTATTTTGACTGATGCAATGTTTGAGTTACCAAGTTCTGACGCACAAGAATTGGTGGTAACTAAAAAATATGCCGAAGAAAAACTTAATAAATCAGGATTACAAATAATTTCATAA
- a CDS encoding type I phosphomannose isomerase catalytic subunit: MYPIKFNPILKERLWGGTKLKTLFNKPIETDITGESWEVSAVKGDISVVANGKFSGKTLQELIDLYPNELLGKHVYQKFGADFPILIKFIDAREDLSIQVHPNDELAKKRHDSFGKTEMWYVMQADEGAELIVGFNKNVTKEEYQQHLDNGTLTDIMNYEKVNEGDTFFINTGKVHAIGGGIIIAEIQQTSDITYRVYDFNRRDKNGNLRELHTEQALDAIDYQKKDDFKVSYPKSENTTNAMVNCPYFITNYLKLTQNFEKEIGSEDSFHIYMCVKGSGTLSDGKVELSVKQGETVLFPASCQKMYVNTNGMELLEVRL; this comes from the coding sequence ATGTATCCAATAAAATTTAATCCTATTCTTAAAGAAAGACTTTGGGGGGGAACAAAACTAAAAACGTTATTTAACAAACCAATTGAAACGGATATTACCGGCGAAAGCTGGGAAGTTTCTGCGGTTAAGGGAGATATCTCGGTAGTTGCAAATGGTAAATTTTCAGGAAAAACATTGCAGGAACTTATTGATTTATATCCGAATGAGTTACTTGGAAAACACGTTTATCAAAAATTCGGAGCTGATTTCCCAATTCTGATAAAATTCATTGATGCTCGTGAAGATTTGTCAATACAAGTTCATCCAAATGATGAATTAGCTAAAAAAAGACACGATTCTTTTGGGAAAACTGAAATGTGGTATGTAATGCAAGCCGACGAAGGGGCGGAACTCATCGTGGGATTCAACAAAAATGTAACTAAGGAAGAATATCAGCAACATCTTGATAATGGGACGCTTACCGACATAATGAATTATGAAAAGGTAAATGAAGGAGATACTTTTTTCATCAACACGGGTAAGGTTCACGCTATTGGGGGCGGCATCATTATCGCAGAAATTCAGCAAACAAGTGATATAACGTATCGCGTGTATGATTTCAATCGCAGAGATAAAAATGGAAATTTGCGAGAACTCCACACCGAACAAGCTCTTGATGCAATTGATTATCAGAAGAAAGATGATTTCAAGGTAAGTTATCCGAAATCTGAAAACACAACCAACGCAATGGTGAATTGCCCGTATTTTATTACAAATTACTTGAAACTGACGCAAAATTTTGAGAAAGAAATCGGCTCGGAGGATTCTTTCCATATTTATATGTGTGTGAAGGGTAGTGGAACTCTTTCAGATGGTAAAGTAGAACTATCTGTAAAACAAGGAGAAACTGTTTTATTTCCGGCAAGTTGCCAAAAAATGTATGTAAATACAAATGGAATGGAACTATTGGAAGTAAGATTATAG
- a CDS encoding D-2-hydroxyacid dehydrogenase, with amino-acid sequence MRILANDGISESGKQHLEENGFEVITVKVAQNQLVNYINQHNIDVLLVRSATKVGKDIIEACPSLKLIGRGGVGLDNIDVEYAKSKNIHVINTPASSANSVAELVFAHLFSGVRFLHDSNRNMPLEGDTQFSQLKKLYSNGTELRGKTLGIIGFGRVGQAVARIAIGLGMNVIAYDPNVKEAEIELSFFDDRKVSFLIKTIEKETVLEQSDFITVNSPVQEMYVIDAEEFDMMKEGVGVINSARGGVISEEALLEALESGKVSFAGLDVFENEPTPSIRLLMHPNVSLTPHIGASTVEAQGKIGTELAEQIIKLLK; translated from the coding sequence ATGAGAATACTTGCAAATGATGGGATTTCTGAATCAGGGAAGCAACATCTGGAGGAAAACGGATTTGAAGTAATTACAGTAAAAGTAGCTCAAAATCAGTTAGTAAATTATATTAATCAACACAATATTGATGTTCTTTTAGTACGCTCGGCAACAAAAGTAGGGAAGGATATTATTGAGGCTTGTCCTTCTTTAAAATTAATTGGTCGTGGGGGAGTTGGGCTGGATAATATTGATGTTGAATACGCAAAAAGCAAGAATATTCACGTGATTAATACGCCGGCTTCTTCGGCAAATTCCGTAGCTGAGTTGGTTTTCGCACATTTGTTTTCGGGAGTGCGTTTCTTGCACGATTCTAACAGAAATATGCCTTTGGAAGGAGATACGCAATTTAGTCAGTTGAAAAAACTATATTCTAACGGAACGGAACTTCGAGGGAAAACCTTAGGAATTATCGGTTTTGGAAGAGTTGGTCAGGCGGTGGCTCGCATAGCCATAGGATTGGGAATGAATGTAATAGCATACGACCCTAACGTAAAAGAGGCTGAAATAGAACTTTCTTTCTTTGATGATAGAAAAGTTTCTTTTTTAATAAAAACAATTGAAAAAGAAACGGTTTTGGAACAATCCGATTTTATTACAGTAAATTCTCCTGTACAAGAAATGTATGTCATTGATGCAGAGGAATTTGATATGATGAAGGAAGGCGTGGGAGTGATAAACTCGGCTCGTGGTGGAGTAATTTCGGAAGAAGCACTGCTTGAGGCATTGGAAAGTGGAAAGGTAAGTTTTGCAGGATTAGATGTGTTTGAAAATGAGCCAACTCCATCAATCAGATTGTTAATGCATCCTAATGTTTCGTTAACTCCGCATATTGGCGCTTCAACCGTTGAGGCTCAGGGTAAAATTGGCACAGAATTGGCGGAACAAATTATCAAATTACTCAAATAG
- a CDS encoding DUF937 domain-containing protein, producing MAGILDFLGGDNLQKIIDGVSKQTGVSSSQASSVIEMAGPLLMGAMQNNSSGEGATGLLNALQSSKHDGSLLDNLGSLFGDGVSSDVTKDGAGILGHLLGGKESAVANAISTKTGVSSSNVVQILQSLAPVLMSFLGKKVSDNNVSSANGLGDLLSGFLGNNSNVGGMLKSLLDSNGDGNVMDDLAGMLGGKSDKKGGLGDLLGGFLGGK from the coding sequence ATGGCGGGAATTTTAGACTTTTTGGGAGGAGATAATCTCCAAAAAATTATTGACGGAGTTAGCAAGCAAACGGGAGTTTCTTCCTCACAAGCTTCTTCTGTGATTGAAATGGCAGGACCTTTGCTAATGGGTGCAATGCAGAACAATAGTTCAGGCGAAGGTGCTACGGGATTGTTGAATGCTTTGCAAAGTAGTAAACACGACGGAAGCTTGCTGGATAATCTTGGTAGTCTTTTTGGTGATGGCGTTAGCAGCGATGTTACTAAAGATGGAGCAGGGATTTTGGGGCATTTGTTGGGAGGAAAAGAGTCAGCCGTGGCAAATGCAATTAGCACCAAAACGGGAGTTTCTTCTTCAAATGTTGTTCAGATTTTACAATCATTGGCTCCGGTTTTGATGAGTTTTTTAGGTAAAAAAGTTTCGGACAATAATGTTTCATCGGCTAACGGATTGGGAGATTTATTATCAGGATTTTTAGGAAATAACAGTAACGTTGGCGGAATGTTAAAATCGTTATTGGATTCTAACGGAGATGGAAATGTTATGGACGACCTTGCTGGAATGCTCGGAGGAAAATCGGACAAAAAAGGAGGATTAGGTGACTTGCTTGGAGGATTTTTGGGAGGAAAATAA
- a CDS encoding nucleoside deaminase, producing the protein MLQLFDDEYFMRRALQEAENAFDANEIPVGAIVVADNQIIARAYNLTERLTDVTAHAEMQAITMASSYLGGKYLKNCTLYVTLEPCTMCAGALYWSQISRVVYGASDSLRGFTVMGGKLHPKTEVKGNVLEEECSQLLRSFFANKRKK; encoded by the coding sequence ATGCTTCAATTATTTGATGATGAATATTTTATGAGAAGAGCTTTGCAGGAGGCAGAAAATGCTTTTGATGCAAATGAAATTCCTGTTGGGGCAATTGTTGTAGCTGACAATCAAATAATTGCCAGAGCGTATAATTTAACAGAACGCCTAACTGACGTAACGGCACACGCTGAAATGCAAGCAATTACAATGGCGTCGAGTTATTTGGGAGGTAAATATCTGAAAAACTGTACACTTTATGTTACTTTAGAGCCTTGCACGATGTGTGCAGGAGCTTTGTATTGGAGCCAAATTTCACGCGTAGTTTATGGTGCAAGTGATTCATTAAGAGGATTTACGGTGATGGGAGGGAAGCTTCACCCAAAAACAGAAGTCAAAGGAAATGTACTTGAGGAAGAATGTTCGCAACTTCTGAGGAGTTTTTTTGCAAATAAAAGAAAAAAGTAA